A single region of the Chitinophaga niabensis genome encodes:
- a CDS encoding sugar phosphate isomerase/epimerase family protein, producing the protein MTRREWSKLMLTGLAGFAIPFTGFSQPGVVIGLQTYSLRDRSLDEAIKAMVQLNIKSCELWEGHVEPLELQWKRNSTPEETSRKKELLTEWRNSLQMSYIESVRGKFSKAGIKVQAYSATIKDNISEHDLELAFRIAQALGTDTLTTSGTVSVMKRVDVYAQRYKINVGMHNHAHVDKPNEFATPDSFERGAKGLSEYIKINLDIGHFTAANFDAVAFIREHHQRIVCLHLKDRKKDQGANLPFGSGDTPIKEVLRLIRDNNWAIPANIEYEYNGADTVKELEKCIAYCQQIITA; encoded by the coding sequence ATGACAAGAAGGGAGTGGAGCAAATTAATGTTAACAGGTCTGGCGGGTTTTGCGATACCTTTTACCGGTTTTTCGCAGCCGGGGGTAGTGATAGGATTGCAAACGTATAGCCTGAGAGACCGTTCGCTGGATGAAGCCATCAAAGCAATGGTACAGCTTAACATCAAGAGCTGTGAACTTTGGGAAGGGCATGTAGAGCCATTGGAATTGCAATGGAAAAGGAACAGCACACCGGAAGAAACATCGCGTAAAAAAGAATTGCTAACTGAATGGCGCAACAGTTTACAGATGTCGTATATTGAAAGTGTCCGCGGGAAGTTCAGTAAGGCAGGGATTAAGGTACAGGCCTACAGTGCTACCATTAAAGACAATATCTCCGAACATGATCTTGAACTGGCGTTTAGAATAGCGCAGGCCTTAGGCACAGATACCTTAACCACTTCCGGAACGGTGAGTGTGATGAAACGGGTAGATGTGTATGCACAACGGTACAAGATCAATGTAGGCATGCATAATCACGCACATGTTGATAAACCGAATGAGTTTGCCACACCGGATAGTTTTGAACGTGGTGCAAAAGGGCTGTCTGAATATATAAAGATCAATCTGGACATTGGTCATTTTACCGCCGCTAATTTTGATGCGGTGGCATTTATCAGAGAGCATCATCAACGCATTGTGTGTTTGCATCTGAAAGACCGGAAGAAAGATCAGGGCGCTAATTTACCATTCGGTTCAGGCGATACACCTATCAAAGAAGTGTTACGCCTTATCAGGGATAATAACTGGGCTATCCCTGCGAATATAGAATATGAATATAATGGTGCGGATACCGTGAAGGAACTGGAGAAATGTATCGCTTACTGTCAGCAAATAATTACAGCATGA
- a CDS encoding beta propeller repeat protein, translating into MPRVFLVIAFFSLICNIASAQDGRIFLSKDSGNIWKRMDEGFPQAAVVNDLAYAKGVVLAGTQAHGVFVSRDELNTWQASNQGLPKNIKVDALEIFENKIFLGSFKHGMFISEDNGRSWRASNTGLTDSTVRCIHAFEDRVIAGTNNGIYISTDKGKTWRNIFPRRQINGITSMDGKIYVAGADGIFLSLNKGEYWQFIYRRASVHNISTNGKYVFVMSYEGPGRVWKTSDAGASWLKADAGLPAVYTFQIMNIGLRLIACQWDGIYKSDNYANSWTKSSEGLPSGKAFKELVITPFGIIAARPGS; encoded by the coding sequence ATGCCGAGAGTATTTTTAGTGATTGCCTTCTTTAGCCTCATATGCAACATTGCATCAGCACAGGACGGTAGAATATTCCTATCCAAAGATTCGGGTAACATCTGGAAAAGAATGGATGAAGGTTTTCCACAGGCAGCTGTGGTAAATGATCTTGCATATGCGAAAGGTGTAGTGCTTGCAGGTACGCAGGCGCATGGTGTATTTGTGAGCCGGGATGAACTCAATACCTGGCAGGCATCTAATCAGGGTCTTCCTAAAAATATCAAAGTCGATGCTCTGGAGATCTTTGAAAACAAGATCTTCTTAGGCAGTTTCAAACATGGCATGTTCATCTCTGAAGATAATGGCCGGAGCTGGCGTGCTTCTAACACAGGACTAACGGATTCCACTGTTCGTTGTATCCATGCATTTGAAGACAGGGTCATTGCAGGAACGAATAATGGTATTTACATTTCAACAGATAAAGGCAAAACCTGGCGGAATATTTTTCCACGGCGGCAGATCAATGGCATTACATCTATGGATGGCAAGATCTATGTAGCCGGTGCTGATGGCATATTCCTTTCATTGAATAAAGGAGAATACTGGCAGTTCATCTATCGCAGGGCTTCTGTACATAACATCTCCACCAATGGAAAGTATGTGTTCGTAATGTCTTATGAAGGACCCGGCAGAGTATGGAAAACGAGTGATGCCGGAGCCAGTTGGTTAAAAGCAGATGCTGGTTTACCTGCAGTATATACTTTCCAGATAATGAATATCGGCCTGCGGTTAATTGCCTGCCAATGGGATGGTATTTATAAGTCTGATAATTACGCAAACAGCTGGACGAAAAGCAGCGAAGGCTTACCTTCCGGTAAAGCATTTAAAGAATTAGTGATCACTCCATTTGGTATTATTGCAGCACGCCCCGGATCATAA
- a CDS encoding AAA family ATPase, with the protein MENKQLQNILINANLTDSYYFDSKTFYCDCFGTLPNISSIYQVDYLKAANEIKTAFADKIDEIYTHRTYDRSHKKYEHYRVIVVMKETVLVELGSAYAEILHGPDNMELVEALTQFMLQFKQRQKRKSHEINLVVRAGGDLALKSLEIKKTKLALELFYEDDFQYIDQLIVKRLNTLKEKGLVLLHGKPGTGKTTYLRHLICKLRKRVMFLSPAVAGNIMQPEFIELLMDHPDSILVIEDAENVLMDRRLSNNSSVSNLLNLSDGLLADCLNVQVICTFNSALSEIDNALLRKGRLIAQYEFKPLSAYKASQLSQHLGFDTIIKRPMSLAEITHQHDPAFEKQIEQIGFRTAVQV; encoded by the coding sequence ATGGAAAATAAGCAATTACAAAATATACTTATCAACGCGAATCTAACGGATAGCTATTACTTCGATAGTAAAACATTCTATTGCGATTGCTTTGGTACACTGCCCAATATCAGTTCCATCTACCAGGTAGATTACCTGAAAGCGGCCAATGAGATCAAAACGGCTTTTGCTGATAAGATAGATGAGATCTATACCCATCGCACCTATGACCGTTCCCATAAAAAATATGAGCATTACAGGGTGATCGTTGTGATGAAAGAAACCGTGCTGGTTGAACTGGGTAGCGCTTACGCAGAGATCCTGCATGGCCCGGACAATATGGAACTGGTGGAAGCACTCACCCAATTCATGCTGCAGTTCAAACAAAGGCAGAAACGTAAAAGTCATGAGATCAACCTGGTGGTTAGAGCCGGTGGCGACCTGGCCCTGAAAAGCCTGGAGATCAAAAAAACAAAGCTGGCCCTGGAATTATTTTATGAGGATGACTTCCAGTATATCGACCAGTTGATCGTAAAACGGCTGAACACCCTTAAGGAAAAGGGATTGGTATTGCTGCACGGTAAACCGGGAACAGGGAAAACAACCTATCTCCGGCACCTGATCTGCAAGCTCCGGAAAAGAGTGATGTTCCTTTCACCTGCTGTGGCAGGTAACATCATGCAACCTGAATTCATTGAGCTGCTGATGGACCATCCGGATAGTATTCTGGTGATTGAAGACGCAGAGAACGTGTTAATGGACCGGCGGCTTTCAAACAACTCCTCTGTTTCTAACCTCCTGAACCTCTCCGATGGTTTACTGGCGGATTGCCTGAATGTACAGGTGATCTGTACTTTCAACAGCGCACTGTCTGAAATAGATAATGCATTATTGCGGAAAGGAAGGTTAATTGCGCAGTATGAGTTCAAACCCTTATCTGCGTATAAAGCTTCGCAGCTTTCGCAGCACCTGGGTTTTGATACGATCATCAAAAGGCCGATGAGCCTGGCGGAGATCACACATCAGCATGATCCCGCATTTGAAAAACAAATTGAACAGATCGGTTTTAGAACGGCTGTTCAGGTATAA
- a CDS encoding DinB family protein has translation MRNVVQFVREALINNFRELDQWFKEDAGLLHYKPSEESWNIREVLEHISLTNYFLLLTINKSTRRALDRKLDGLIIMPPHDYEEKFRQIEIVSSKSFGWVNPAHLEPTGNKDLDEVRSVLKQQFAQCMYNLSLLKNGEGRLVNTMMTVNNLGKLDIYQYIYFLTKHIERHQAQMRELREQFEESAVMI, from the coding sequence ATGAGAAACGTTGTACAATTCGTAAGAGAGGCCCTGATAAACAACTTTCGGGAACTGGACCAATGGTTCAAAGAGGATGCAGGTTTACTGCATTATAAACCCTCCGAGGAATCATGGAACATCCGCGAGGTATTGGAACACATTAGTCTTACCAACTATTTCCTGTTACTGACAATTAATAAAAGTACCCGGAGAGCGCTGGATAGGAAGCTTGACGGTCTCATTATAATGCCACCGCATGATTACGAGGAAAAATTCCGCCAGATCGAGATTGTGAGCAGCAAGTCGTTCGGCTGGGTAAATCCCGCACACCTGGAACCTACAGGAAACAAGGACCTGGATGAGGTGCGGTCCGTACTCAAGCAACAGTTTGCACAATGCATGTATAACCTGAGCCTGCTCAAGAACGGAGAAGGCAGACTGGTGAATACCATGATGACAGTAAACAACCTGGGTAAGCTGGATATCTATCAGTATATCTACTTCCTCACCAAACATATAGAAAGACATCAGGCACAAATGCGGGAATTGCGCGAACAATTTGAAGAAAGCGCCGTGATGATCTGA
- a CDS encoding DUF3857 domain-containing protein encodes MKSMMTLCMGMLLFVTGVMAQDNAPAAWDVKGEVRYKRRILEIKDQVWGWDLPAFKKRAIPDEYKNESAVVLAKHVDLRTFDDDHEIHRTVRVLLKINDKAALEAYSEFTFNQYELESMGQVLDPFDKFTTMNYVGVRIYKPDGKMREIYSDEAVVTEVDRRSKKVRKLAIPDLQVGDLVEYFLRSERYVNHQNAYTEELFVLGDEEPVMEYSVHVEAWKRVFALEYLAMNGAPDFKEDIDDQMMRLDLLVKNIPPQPVKLWMNPFRQIPMIRLHLCIGIRREMPGRRKEGTIYRNPNSLKVKGESRTELGNAVNMAGKATLPYLDEVNRQIKEYKKEHSNVTDEQLAAYIYYLVRYIGLYRVKPGDPIFVDQRRNYSRLNERYFLIYVNYLLEKNKVQADFIMVTPRYGPSQEQTFDTDDYSVVLKTKGNKPMFMSGEGIFSNAYYVPNQFEGQKAPVVKWGDAFAEEEIPLSPASANKQSEHYKISFGKSDLQQLEIERSSAVTGHFKPDIQRNLLLFEDYYDEERKALGIKESFMEEFADSKKNRSLAEEYRSAFDKARKEVKEAFFSEIKEQFDKAPESLDNYKVLKMGLRHTDPEVAYTTSFKMNGFMKKAGNNYILDAGKLIGSQMSIKPSQRERKADVHMPFARMFEYYIELNIPAGYTVEGADKLTRNIDNEWGSFIVTTDSKDGKLIIEVKKVYKSAIVPAAKWPLLLQMIDSAEEFQQQKVLLKKA; translated from the coding sequence ATGAAAAGCATGATGACCCTGTGTATGGGTATGCTGTTATTTGTAACTGGTGTAATGGCACAGGATAATGCCCCTGCCGCATGGGATGTAAAAGGAGAAGTTCGCTACAAGCGGCGCATCCTTGAAATAAAAGACCAGGTATGGGGCTGGGACCTGCCGGCCTTTAAAAAACGTGCGATACCGGATGAATATAAAAATGAATCTGCGGTGGTGCTGGCTAAACATGTGGACCTCCGCACGTTTGATGATGACCATGAGATCCACCGTACGGTGCGTGTGCTGCTGAAGATCAACGACAAGGCAGCATTGGAAGCGTATTCCGAATTCACCTTTAACCAGTATGAGCTGGAAAGCATGGGACAGGTGCTGGACCCCTTCGATAAATTCACCACTATGAACTATGTGGGTGTGCGGATCTATAAACCGGATGGCAAAATGCGGGAGATCTATTCGGACGAAGCAGTGGTAACGGAAGTGGACAGGCGCAGTAAAAAGGTGCGGAAGCTGGCCATTCCCGATCTGCAGGTGGGAGACCTGGTGGAATACTTTCTCCGGAGCGAAAGATATGTGAACCATCAGAATGCTTATACGGAAGAGCTGTTTGTACTCGGAGATGAGGAGCCGGTGATGGAATACTCTGTACATGTGGAAGCATGGAAGCGGGTATTTGCACTGGAATACCTGGCCATGAACGGAGCGCCCGATTTTAAAGAGGATATAGACGATCAGATGATGCGGCTGGACCTGCTGGTGAAGAACATCCCGCCGCAACCGGTTAAATTATGGATGAACCCCTTCCGCCAGATACCCATGATCCGCCTGCATCTTTGTATTGGGATCCGTCGTGAAATGCCGGGGCGCCGCAAGGAAGGGACCATTTACAGGAACCCTAATTCACTCAAGGTAAAAGGAGAAAGCAGGACGGAGCTGGGAAATGCGGTGAATATGGCAGGGAAGGCTACGTTGCCTTACCTGGATGAAGTGAACCGGCAGATCAAAGAGTACAAAAAGGAACATTCGAACGTAACAGACGAACAGCTGGCAGCCTATATATATTACCTGGTACGCTATATAGGATTGTACAGGGTGAAACCGGGTGATCCGATCTTTGTGGACCAGCGCCGTAACTATTCCCGCCTGAATGAACGGTACTTCCTGATCTATGTGAACTACCTGCTGGAGAAGAACAAGGTCCAGGCAGACTTTATTATGGTAACTCCCCGTTATGGTCCCTCACAGGAGCAGACCTTTGATACGGACGATTATAGCGTGGTGCTGAAAACAAAGGGTAATAAGCCCATGTTCATGAGCGGGGAAGGTATTTTCTCCAACGCATACTACGTTCCCAATCAGTTTGAAGGACAGAAAGCGCCTGTTGTAAAATGGGGAGATGCTTTTGCGGAGGAAGAGATCCCGCTCAGCCCGGCATCGGCCAATAAACAATCAGAGCATTATAAGATCAGTTTTGGCAAGAGCGACCTCCAGCAACTGGAAATTGAACGCAGCAGCGCTGTGACCGGTCATTTTAAACCAGACATCCAGCGGAACCTGCTCCTGTTTGAGGATTATTACGACGAGGAGCGCAAAGCGCTGGGGATCAAAGAATCTTTCATGGAAGAGTTTGCGGACAGTAAAAAGAACCGCTCGCTGGCAGAGGAGTATCGCAGTGCTTTCGATAAAGCGCGGAAAGAGGTGAAAGAGGCCTTCTTTTCAGAGATAAAGGAACAGTTTGACAAAGCCCCGGAATCACTTGATAATTATAAGGTGTTGAAAATGGGCCTGCGCCATACCGATCCTGAGGTGGCTTATACTACCAGCTTTAAAATGAACGGGTTCATGAAGAAGGCAGGTAATAATTATATCCTCGATGCAGGTAAACTGATTGGTTCGCAGATGAGTATCAAACCTTCCCAGCGGGAAAGGAAAGCAGATGTGCATATGCCATTTGCCCGGATGTTTGAATATTATATAGAACTCAACATCCCTGCAGGATATACCGTGGAGGGGGCAGATAAGCTGACGAGGAACATTGATAATGAATGGGGTAGTTTTATTGTGACCACAGATAGTAAGGATGGCAAACTGATCATTGAGGTGAAGAAGGTGTATAAGAGTGCCATAGTACCTGCAGCGAAATGGCCGCTGCTGCTGCAAATGATCGACTCGGCTGAGGAATTTCAGCAGCAGAAGGTGTTGTTAAAGAAGGCATAA
- a CDS encoding transglutaminase-like domain-containing protein, which yields MQISVKCLYLSVLLCVGHHVTYAEEDKNIVIRERKERYEFVKGDNRNPVLVKQNFSTTYRCDEFRGSIPYTEFYDVNSTVGEVKVYVNGERVKSIKPEHRYHSIDGFFFSDARVCGFMLPLEKKGTESRVELEKTILDPRYFTSVYFNEDFFMEGKEVTLIVPRWMHLEIKELNFDGAGIIKNVTFDEKNQADVYTYTMKNMPAAAHESYAPGPSYVYPHLLVCSHSADGNEGKITYFGSVKDLYAWYSSLVKEIGNEKELVKAKALDITKDAKDNLAKIKAVYTWMQENIRYIAFEDGIAGFRPAKAQEVLEKKYGDCKGMANLTKEMLVALGIDARLCWIGTRHIAYDYSTPTLSVDNHMICAVILDGKQYFLDATETYIGFDQYAERIQGRQVLIENGEQFSLSNIPKRTYDQNKQIEKRTLRIEGNNLVGVAGHQITGESTESILSAAHSIKKENMKEALQQYLTEDNRLYGISNLTTSDLHDWSTDLTMNYDVLHKDAVNSFGDDIYVDLEFRKEFDDSDIDTTKRKNDFWLNYKRQVVQETTLAIPAGFKVKSLPPALSIDNTKYTFKAAYVQKADQIVYRKEITIKDTHIRRIEFSKWNDDIKQLKQAYLEQITLTKK from the coding sequence ATGCAAATCTCAGTTAAGTGCTTGTACCTCAGCGTACTATTATGTGTCGGGCACCACGTTACCTATGCAGAGGAGGATAAAAACATTGTGATCCGGGAACGGAAGGAGCGTTATGAGTTTGTGAAAGGAGATAACCGGAACCCTGTACTCGTGAAACAAAATTTCTCTACTACTTATCGTTGTGATGAATTCCGCGGAAGCATCCCCTATACTGAGTTCTACGATGTGAACAGCACGGTGGGTGAAGTAAAGGTATATGTGAATGGCGAACGTGTTAAATCCATCAAACCGGAACACCGCTATCATTCCATAGATGGCTTCTTTTTCTCTGATGCCAGGGTTTGCGGCTTCATGCTGCCACTGGAGAAGAAAGGCACCGAAAGCAGGGTGGAACTGGAGAAAACGATCCTTGATCCCCGTTATTTCACGAGTGTTTATTTTAATGAAGACTTCTTCATGGAAGGGAAAGAGGTAACCCTCATCGTTCCCCGCTGGATGCACCTGGAGATCAAAGAGCTGAATTTTGATGGTGCAGGCATCATTAAGAACGTAACGTTCGATGAAAAGAACCAGGCAGACGTATATACCTATACGATGAAGAACATGCCGGCGGCTGCACATGAATCTTATGCTCCCGGCCCCAGTTATGTGTATCCGCATCTGCTGGTATGCAGTCATTCTGCTGATGGGAATGAGGGTAAGATCACTTATTTCGGTAGCGTGAAAGACCTCTATGCCTGGTATAGCAGCCTGGTGAAGGAGATCGGGAACGAAAAGGAACTGGTGAAAGCAAAGGCGCTGGACATCACTAAGGATGCAAAGGATAACCTGGCGAAGATCAAAGCAGTATACACCTGGATGCAGGAAAATATCCGCTACATCGCGTTTGAAGATGGCATTGCGGGGTTCCGTCCTGCTAAAGCGCAGGAGGTGTTGGAAAAGAAATACGGGGATTGTAAAGGCATGGCCAATCTCACAAAAGAGATGCTGGTGGCTTTAGGCATAGATGCCCGTTTATGCTGGATCGGCACACGCCATATCGCTTATGATTATTCTACACCTACCCTGTCTGTAGACAATCACATGATCTGTGCTGTAATACTGGATGGCAAGCAGTACTTCCTGGATGCCACGGAAACATACATCGGCTTTGATCAATATGCAGAACGTATCCAGGGCAGGCAGGTGCTGATAGAAAACGGGGAACAGTTTTCACTCTCTAATATCCCTAAGCGCACATATGATCAGAATAAACAGATCGAGAAAAGGACCTTACGCATTGAAGGAAATAACCTGGTAGGTGTGGCTGGTCACCAGATCACAGGAGAAAGCACGGAAAGCATCCTGAGCGCAGCGCATAGCATCAAGAAAGAAAACATGAAAGAGGCGCTGCAGCAATATCTTACAGAAGATAACCGCCTGTATGGCATCTCCAATCTTACAACTTCCGACCTGCACGACTGGAGCACAGACCTTACCATGAACTATGATGTACTCCATAAGGATGCGGTGAATAGTTTTGGAGACGATATTTACGTAGACCTTGAGTTTCGGAAAGAATTCGACGATTCAGATATTGATACCACCAAACGTAAGAACGACTTCTGGCTGAATTACAAACGGCAGGTGGTACAGGAAACCACACTGGCCATTCCCGCAGGATTTAAAGTAAAATCATTGCCCCCGGCGCTTTCTATCGACAATACCAAATACACTTTTAAGGCCGCATATGTGCAGAAAGCAGATCAGATCGTATACCGGAAGGAGATCACGATCAAGGATACGCACATCCGCCGCATTGAATTCAGTAAATGGAACGACGATATCAAACAATTGAAACAGGCCTACCTGGAACAGATCACACTTACTAAAAAATAA
- a CDS encoding Gfo/Idh/MocA family protein yields the protein MKKTISRRKFIGNAATLSAFLILPRHVLGGKGFIAPSDQINLGFIGAGRRALSLRDSFMPIEGVKIIASCDVYTSKLNSFCKNIGTSCVPYHNFTELLQQKSIDAVVIATPDHWHATMAVKAAEAGKDIYCEKPLSLTVVEGRKMADATAKHKRVFQTGSMQRSAPEFRQAVELIRNGHIGEVKTIKVSIGGPPVPYNLPAETVPTDLDWDLWLGPNEFVHYNHELNPVIGDPLWGRWRDFKGLGGGDITDWGAHMFDIVQWALDMDHSGPVEFIPPGNDVKHLTMKYANGVIMTHEDFGKPHGIQFNGTEGVIEIQRKKLVTTPDTLKDKTTFEKQVYHSDNHYKDFLKAMRDRSKPVSDIESGHRSASVGNLANIAYDLKVPLKWDPVKEKFLNNKAADKQLFRKMKKQWAV from the coding sequence ATGAAGAAAACTATCAGCCGCAGGAAATTTATCGGCAATGCCGCTACCCTCTCTGCCTTTTTAATTCTGCCCAGGCATGTATTGGGTGGTAAAGGTTTTATTGCACCGAGTGATCAGATCAACCTGGGTTTTATAGGAGCAGGCAGAAGGGCACTTTCATTGAGAGATTCTTTTATGCCAATAGAAGGTGTGAAGATCATAGCTTCCTGTGATGTATATACATCCAAACTGAATAGTTTCTGTAAAAATATCGGAACCTCCTGCGTGCCTTATCATAATTTTACAGAGCTGCTGCAACAAAAAAGCATCGATGCCGTAGTAATTGCCACACCTGATCATTGGCATGCTACCATGGCTGTGAAAGCTGCAGAGGCTGGGAAAGACATTTATTGTGAAAAGCCGCTTTCGCTAACAGTGGTAGAAGGAAGGAAAATGGCAGATGCAACAGCTAAACATAAACGTGTTTTCCAGACAGGCAGCATGCAGCGTTCTGCTCCTGAATTCAGGCAGGCGGTGGAACTGATCAGGAATGGACATATCGGCGAAGTGAAAACAATAAAAGTAAGTATCGGCGGACCGCCGGTGCCATATAACCTGCCTGCGGAAACGGTTCCCACAGATCTTGACTGGGACCTGTGGTTAGGACCTAATGAATTTGTGCATTATAATCATGAGCTAAATCCTGTGATCGGTGATCCCCTGTGGGGCAGATGGCGGGACTTTAAAGGCCTGGGTGGCGGAGATATCACAGACTGGGGTGCGCATATGTTTGATATTGTACAATGGGCATTGGATATGGACCATAGCGGCCCTGTGGAATTCATTCCTCCCGGTAACGATGTAAAACACCTGACCATGAAATATGCGAATGGTGTGATCATGACGCATGAAGATTTTGGTAAACCGCATGGTATCCAGTTTAATGGCACAGAAGGTGTGATAGAGATACAACGTAAAAAACTGGTGACTACACCGGATACATTAAAAGATAAAACCACTTTCGAAAAGCAGGTGTATCACAGTGATAACCATTACAAGGATTTTCTGAAGGCGATGAGAGATAGAAGCAAACCGGTATCTGATATTGAATCAGGGCACAGGAGTGCTTCCGTTGGCAACCTGGCCAACATTGCCTATGATCTGAAGGTGCCCTTGAAATGGGATCCTGTGAAGGAAAAGTTCCTGAATAATAAAGCAGCGGATAAGCAGCTTTTCAGGAAGATGAAGAAGCAGTGGGCAGTATAA
- a CDS encoding glycerophosphodiester phosphodiesterase family protein produces MQTKYFIPVLAVLMLTGIYSKAPVKLHSIKTGNTAGLKDFMRYTPDRLPFICAHRGGPRKGFPENCIETFENTLAQTPAMLEIDPHYTKDGNIVLMHDATLDRTSNGHGKIVDYTLAELKKLRLKDTEGNLTSFQIPTLDEALQWAKGKTILVIDAKDVPIEVRAKKIVENGAQANAIVISYSPEDTKKCYSYNKDILMEIMMGKPEFITTHDNSGVPWANVIGFVSHDMPADKSIFEEVHKRGALCILGSSRNIDRQFTSGKINAEELKNGYLSLIGHGADVIEADLGIEGGAALKDLQTAKSSKSKYFSK; encoded by the coding sequence ATGCAAACAAAATACTTTATTCCTGTTTTAGCAGTATTAATGCTCACAGGTATTTACAGCAAAGCACCCGTTAAACTGCATAGTATTAAAACAGGCAATACCGCAGGTTTGAAAGACTTCATGCGGTATACACCAGACCGGCTTCCTTTTATCTGCGCACACCGTGGCGGCCCAAGAAAAGGTTTTCCGGAGAACTGTATTGAAACCTTTGAGAATACATTGGCACAAACACCTGCCATGCTGGAAATTGATCCACACTATACCAAAGATGGTAACATTGTGCTGATGCACGATGCTACATTGGACCGTACTTCTAACGGGCATGGGAAAATAGTGGATTACACATTGGCTGAACTTAAAAAGCTGCGTTTGAAAGATACTGAAGGTAATCTCACTTCGTTTCAGATCCCCACATTGGATGAAGCATTGCAATGGGCTAAAGGTAAAACCATCCTTGTGATAGACGCAAAGGATGTTCCTATTGAAGTACGGGCTAAGAAAATAGTAGAGAATGGTGCGCAGGCAAATGCGATCGTTATTTCTTATTCTCCGGAGGACACTAAGAAATGTTACAGCTATAATAAAGATATTCTCATGGAGATCATGATGGGTAAACCGGAGTTTATCACTACACATGATAACAGCGGAGTGCCCTGGGCAAATGTGATCGGTTTTGTAAGCCATGATATGCCTGCCGATAAAAGCATTTTTGAAGAAGTACATAAACGTGGTGCTTTGTGCATATTGGGAAGTTCCAGGAACATTGACCGCCAGTTTACTTCCGGGAAGATCAATGCAGAAGAGTTAAAGAATGGTTACCTGAGCCTGATCGGCCATGGTGCAGATGTAATTGAAGCAGACCTGGGGATTGAAGGTGGTGCTGCATTGAAAGACCTGCAAACAGCAAAATCTTCCAAGTCGAAATACTTTTCTAAATGA